From Kiritimatiellia bacterium, a single genomic window includes:
- a CDS encoding DUF4372 domain-containing protein, giving the protein MKKYTMLKQICNLIPGHLVNKLAKEYGVDEKSRTFLPWSHVVALVYAHLTHAIGLNDVCDALQMNRGALSTMRGATPPSRIVAIVEIDGKDEEVVFLSSNPCGKRNGYGCKTADRDC; this is encoded by the coding sequence ATGAAAAAATACACTATGTTGAAGCAGATTTGCAATCTTATTCCGGGACATCTTGTGAACAAGCTGGCGAAAGAATACGGTGTTGATGAAAAGAGCCGGACCTTTCTGCCGTGGAGTCATGTGGTGGCGCTTGTTTATGCCCATCTGACGCACGCGATTGGATTGAATGATGTTTGCGATGCGTTGCAAATGAATCGCGGAGCCTTGTCCACGATGCGGGGCGCTACGCCGCCAAGCCGGATTGTGGCTATAGTTGAGATTGACGGGAAAGACGAGGAAGTCGTTTTTTTGAGCAGCAATCCATGCGGGAAAAGAAACGGATATGGATGCAAAACTGCGGATAGGGATTGTTGA
- a CDS encoding ATP-binding protein, producing MIERRKQLRRVQDALSEYPVAVLLGARQVGKTTLARQMVKAWQGETNFFDLEIESGFAALTGTPEAVLLGLRGLVVIDEIQRLPKLFATLRPLADRTDNLARFLLLGSASPSMIKGVSESLAGRADFVQVTGLTLDETGENRQNTLWLRGGFPRSFLAGSDGQSLKWRRNFITAQVERDIPLLGIQVPSPMLRRFWNMLAHYHGQIWNAEELGRSLGVTGKTVRHYLDILAGTFLVRVLPPWSENLGKRQVKSPKVYVRDSGLLHAFLGIETMSGLQSHPKYGASWEGFAMEQVLAHTDVFQPYFWATSQGAEVDLLLERDGRRMGIEFKCADAPAMTKSIHVALADLRLDRMLVVYPGDRRYSLHPKVTALPLSEAVHDLSEVSFPRQSQ from the coding sequence ATGATTGAACGACGAAAACAGTTGCGGCGTGTTCAGGATGCGCTGTCAGAATACCCTGTGGCCGTACTACTCGGGGCGCGGCAGGTGGGGAAGACAACTTTGGCCCGCCAGATGGTTAAGGCATGGCAAGGAGAGACGAATTTCTTTGATTTGGAAATTGAGAGTGGTTTTGCGGCGCTTACCGGCACACCAGAAGCGGTGCTATTGGGACTGCGCGGATTAGTGGTGATTGATGAGATTCAGCGTCTGCCAAAGTTGTTTGCCACCCTGCGTCCATTAGCCGACCGCACAGATAACCTCGCGCGTTTCCTTCTACTGGGTAGCGCTTCGCCCTCAATGATTAAAGGGGTCTCGGAATCACTCGCTGGTCGCGCCGATTTTGTACAGGTGACTGGATTAACACTGGACGAAACGGGCGAGAACCGGCAGAACACATTATGGTTGCGTGGTGGATTTCCGCGGTCGTTCTTGGCTGGATCGGATGGCCAGTCTCTTAAATGGCGCAGGAACTTCATAACTGCCCAAGTAGAGCGCGATATTCCACTGCTGGGAATACAGGTGCCATCCCCCATGCTTCGCCGCTTCTGGAATATGCTGGCCCACTATCACGGACAGATATGGAATGCCGAAGAGCTGGGGCGGTCGCTGGGAGTCACTGGGAAAACAGTTCGGCATTATCTGGATATCCTGGCCGGAACATTCCTGGTGCGGGTGCTCCCTCCATGGTCAGAAAACCTTGGAAAACGTCAGGTAAAATCTCCCAAGGTATATGTGCGCGACAGCGGACTTCTGCATGCGTTCTTGGGCATTGAAACCATGAGCGGTTTGCAATCGCACCCAAAGTACGGCGCCTCCTGGGAAGGATTTGCCATGGAACAGGTGCTTGCGCACACGGATGTGTTTCAACCTTATTTCTGGGCAACATCTCAAGGCGCGGAGGTTGACCTGTTGCTTGAACGAGATGGCCGGCGTATGGGGATCGAGTTTAAATGCGCGGATGCCCCTGCCATGACCAAATCCATACACGTTGCGTTGGCGGATCTACGTCTTGATCGTATGCTGGTTGTGTATCCCGGCGACCGCCGATACTCATTGCATCCCAAAGTTACGGCGCTGCCGTTGTCCGAAGCGGTGCACGATCTTTCCGAAGTTTCATTTCCGCGTCAATCACAATGA